From the genome of Chroicocephalus ridibundus chromosome 1, bChrRid1.1, whole genome shotgun sequence, one region includes:
- the EMP1 gene encoding epithelial membrane protein 1, with product MLVLLAGIFVVHIATVIMLFVSTIANVWMVGTSSLGTVSTGLWLLCNNTCEQLPVSTSDEASLKAVQAFMILSIIFSVIALVMFIAQLFTLEKGKRFYMTGAIMLVCWLCILIGVSIYTARFTGKVPLSTNSHHGYCFILAWICFCFSFIISILYLVLRKK from the exons ATGTTGGTGCTACTGGCTGGTATCTTTGTGGTTCACATCGCCACTGTCATCATGCTCTTCGTCTCCACCATTGCCAAC GTTTGGATGGTGGGTACGTCCAGCTTGGGAACGGTCTCAACGGGACTCTGGCTACTGTGCAACAACACCTGCGAGCAGCTGCCGGTCAGCACTAGTGATGAGG CTTCCCTCAAAGCCGTGCAAGCCTTTATGATCCTCTCCATCATCTTCTCCGTCATCGCACTCGTCATGTTCATTGCCCAgctgttcaccctggagaaagGCAAACGTTTCTACATGACTGGAGCCATCATGCTGGTTTGCT ggTTGTGCATTCTGATTGGAGTCTCCATTTACACAGCTCGGTTCACAGGCAAGGTGCCCCTGTCTACAAATTCTCACCATGGCTACTGCTTCATATTGGCCTGGATCTGCTTTTGCTTCAGTTTCATCATCAGCATCCTCTACCTTGTTCTTAGGAAAAAATAA